The genomic DNA TTAGGCAATTATGCTTTTAATCATCAAGGTTATGTGTTTCCAAAAATTTTGGAATCTAAAAATACAACAACGGTAATAGATTTAGGGCATCCGTTATTAAAAACGGAAAAACGTGTAGATAACAATTTTAATATAGAAACCGAACAATTTTTTATTATCACTGGTGCTAATATGGCTGGTAAAAGTACTTTTTTACGCACAGTTTCTTTACATATTGTAATGGCAAATTGTGGTTTGCCGGTATGTGCAAAATCTAGCGATTATGTGCCAGTAAAACTTATTACTAGTATGCGAACAAGTGATTCTCTGGCAGATGATAGTTCGTATTTTTTCTCAGAGCTAACAAGACTAAAATATATTGTGGATGCTATTAAAACAGACCGTTACTTTATAATTCTAGACGAAATATTAAAAGGAACAAATAGTACAGATAAAGCTATTGGTTCTAGAAAATTTGTAGAAAAGTTGGTAGCTAGTAATGCTACAGGAATTATAGCAACGCACGATTTAAGTCTTTGTGAAATTGAAAAAGAACTTGAAGAAGTAAAAAACTATTATTTTGATGCACAAATAATCGATGATGAATTATATTTCGATTATACCTTTAAAAAAGGTGTTTGTCAAAATATGAATGCTAGTTTTTTACTAAAGAAAATGGAAATTGTTTAAAAGCATTTTAATATAAAAGTGGTTTGTACACTTAAACACGGTTTTTGTACTCCTTTTTTGATAAATAGGGTATTTCTTCCTAATTTTCTAAAGTGAAACAATCTTTAATAAAAAAACACGGTTCTCAACTATTAGTTCATATACTTTTTTGGCTACTTTTTGTATTGGTTTCCTTGTTTGTTTTTTCTCAATATTATTGGAGAGAAAATCCTTTTTTGCAGTATTTATCTATTTTAGTTGTAATTGTATACACTAATAACTTTTTACTATTACCATATTTTGTTAAGAAAAAATGGTACATACCGTATGTATTTGTTTTTGTAATTATATCATTTTTAGCAACACAATTATATTGCAATGTATTTACAAAATGTGGGTGTTCTATAATGAAATGCCTTAGTGATTACTTATGGCAAACATTAGTTCCATTAATATTTTTCTCTTTTGTATGGGTATTATATCGTTACATAGATAAACAAACAGAAATAGAAAAAATACAAAAAGAACATGCTGAAATGGAGCTCAAATTTTTAAAATCTCAAATCAATCCGCATGTGCTTTTTAATAACCTAAATACCATTTATTCGTATGCTATTGAAAAACCTCAGGAAACACCAGAGCTCATTTTAATGTTGTCTGAAAATCTAAAACATGTTCTGTATGAAAGTAATGCTAAAACCATTTCGTTAGCCAAAGAATTACAGTTTTTAGATAATTATATTAAATTTCAACGTATAAGAACCGAAGGAGTAAAGCAAATATTTTATAGCACTACAATAGAATCCCAAAGTAAAGAGATAGCACCACTGTTGTTTATAACCATAATAGAAAACGCATTTAAACATAGTAGTTTAAATAGTGATATTAACATAACAATAGTCGAAAAAAATGGGGTTTTAGAATGTATATGTAGTAACGATTATAATAAAGAAGAAGTATCAACTATAAGCTTTAAAATAGGTTTACAAAATTTAGAGAAGCGTTTAAACTTAATATATAAAGATAATTATACATTCTCTATTAGTAAATCTCAAAAATTCACAGTCAACTTAAAACTTAATTTAACATGACTTGCATAATAATAGAAGACGAGATTCCGGCTCAAAACATTTTAAAAAACTTTTTAGGTAAGTTACCAAACCTTCAATTAAAAGGGACCTTTCAAGCAGCAATAGAGGCTAATTTGTTTTTAAAAAATGAAAAAGTAGATGTTGTTTTTTTAGATATTAATTTGCCAGATATTTCTGGTATGGACTTTATAAAAACTATAAAAAATCCTCCGGTAATTATTATAACAACAGCCTATCCAGATTATGCAGTAAGTAGTTTTGAGTTAGAAACTATTGCAGATTATCTAGTAAAACCTTTTGCATTTAGCCGCTTTTTAAAAGCTGTAAATAAAGCTGAAAAATTTATTAAAAAAATAGAAGGAACAACAGAAGAAAATAGTAGTGAAACCTTGTTTTTAAATGTAGATAAAACACATCATAAAATTATAGTAAACAAAATAGTTTATGTAGAAAGTGACCGAAACTATGTGACTATAGTAACAAATACACAAAAACTTTCGTTTATAGACTCACTTAAAAACTGGAAAGAAAAATTACCAGAAAATAATTTTATACAAATTCACAAGTCGTTTATAATCAATAAAGAATTTGTAGATAAAATTACAGGAAACGAAATTTATGTTTTGGCAAATAGATTACCTATTGGTAGAACATATAAGCAAAACCTGTTGAAAAGATTAAAGATTGGGTAGAAATAAAAACACGATACAAAACTTATTTTAGTTTTTCTTTTTCAAATAAGTATTGTATCGTGTAATAATAAGCACACTTTAATTTTATTTCTTTTTTGGGTGTACTAATTTCATTTCATCAATTAATCTTGTAGCGCCAGCAAACTTATCTACAATAAATAGTACATAACGAGCATCAACCATAATGTTTCTACAAATTTCTGGATCGTAGTTCATATCACTCATTGTGCCTTCCCAAACACGATCAAAATTTAGTCCAATTAAATTTCCATGAGCATCAATAGCAGGACTTCCAGAGTTTCCTCCTGTTGTATGGTTGGTTCCTAAAAAGCAAACCGGCACTTTTCCATTAGCATCTGCATATTGTCCATAATCTTTTGCTTCGTATAAATCAAGTAGTTTTTTGGGTACATCAAATTCGTAATCTCCAGGCACATATTTTTCTATAACACCATCTAGATAACTTACAGGTTTATAGTAAACAGCATCTCTAGGCGAGTAACCTTTTACTTGGCCATAGGTTACACGTAGTGTACTGTTGGCGTCTGGAAAATAACGCTCATCTGGTAACACTTCCATTAAAGCTGTCATGTACTTAGTTTGTAATGCAGTAATTACTTCGTTTTTTTGTTTAAACTCACTATCTATATTAGTGTAGTAATCTTCTATCATTGGCTTAGCGTATTTGTAAGCAGCATCTTTATTTAGTTTCTTTAAAACATCTTTTGGTTTACCTTCTAATAACTTTAAGGCAGTGTCTAAGTTCGTAAATGCTGTTTCTCCATAAATTAAAGCGTTTACATTTTTGGTATAGTATGGCATTACAGCTTCAAAAACACCTTTGTCTATATTTACATCGTAATTTTTGTGTATACCTTTTAATCTTGTTACTAAAGCTTTTTTTGCACGTTCAAAGTTAGCTTCGTCTGCTTCTGTAGCAGCTTCAAGTTGGTATGCTCTAAAAGTCATTTGCATTAGTTCGTTAGTAACAATAAAAACTTCTATAAAGTTTCTACGCTTAATGTTTACTGCAGAAAAATCTTTATAAAGTGCATCAAACTCTGGTAAAATGTTTCCGTATTTTCCAGTTAAAGCTTTTTGTTTTAAAGCTTCTGTAAATTGAGCTTCAAACTTTCGTCTTTCGGCTACGGCGTTACTTTTTTCGATTCCTAAATTTTCGCCAATCCATTTTTTCCATGCATTTGCAATTCTAGCTTGTTTAGAAGCATATTTTATGCGTACATCATCACTGGCTTTCATTCCTGCATCAATCACTTTTAAAGCGGCTTCACGAATAGCAATATTACTTGGGTTAAATTCTTTTGTAATATGCTCTATAGCTACAGCAGGTAAATATTCATTGGTACGACCAGGAAAACCAAAAACTAATGTAAAATCACCTTCTTCGATACCATCTAAAGAGATTGGTAAAAAATGTTTTGGTTTATATGGCTTATTATTTTTACTATATTTTGCAGGTCTGTTATTTTCATCGGCATAAATACGAAACATAGAAAAATCACCAGTATGTCTTGGGAAAACCCAGTTGTCTGTATCGCTACCAAATTTACCAATACTTGTTGGCGGAGCACCAACTAGACGAATATCTTCAAAACGTTCGGTAATAAATAAAAAGTATTGATTGCCTTTATAAAACGATTTTACTTTTGTGTCTTGCCAATCTTCTTTTACAGTAGCACTTTGTACTGCATTACTATTTTTATCTATTGTAGATTGCTTTTCTTTTTCAGACATAGTCTCTGTTACACCAGCTAAAACTTTAGATGTAACATCTTCAATACTTACAATAAACTCAATGTATAGTCCTTTATTTGGTAATTCGTCTTCTAAATTCATTGCCCAAAAACCATCTTTTAAATAGTCGTTTTCTAAAGAAGAATGTGATTGTATTTGGCTAAATCCACAGTGGTGATTTGTTAATATTAAACCTTGATCACTAATTACTTCACTGGTACAACCGCCATTAAAATGGCCAATAGCATCTTTTAGGCTGGAATTATTAACATCGTAAATGTCTTTTGCAGTTAATTTACTTCCAAGATTGGTCATTTCATCTTCATTCATACCTTCTAAAAGTGAAGGTATCCACATACCTCCTTGTTGGGCAGAAACGTTGATTGTTAGTAATACAATTAAGAGTTTTAAGAATTTCATATAG from Lacinutrix sp. 5H-3-7-4 includes the following:
- a CDS encoding LytTR family DNA-binding domain-containing protein produces the protein MTCIIIEDEIPAQNILKNFLGKLPNLQLKGTFQAAIEANLFLKNEKVDVVFLDINLPDISGMDFIKTIKNPPVIIITTAYPDYAVSSFELETIADYLVKPFAFSRFLKAVNKAEKFIKKIEGTTEENSSETLFLNVDKTHHKIIVNKIVYVESDRNYVTIVTNTQKLSFIDSLKNWKEKLPENNFIQIHKSFIINKEFVDKITGNEIYVLANRLPIGRTYKQNLLKRLKIG
- a CDS encoding sensor histidine kinase; translated protein: MKCLSDYLWQTLVPLIFFSFVWVLYRYIDKQTEIEKIQKEHAEMELKFLKSQINPHVLFNNLNTIYSYAIEKPQETPELILMLSENLKHVLYESNAKTISLAKELQFLDNYIKFQRIRTEGVKQIFYSTTIESQSKEIAPLLFITIIENAFKHSSLNSDINITIVEKNGVLECICSNDYNKEEVSTISFKIGLQNLEKRLNLIYKDNYTFSISKSQKFTVNLKLNLT
- a CDS encoding S46 family peptidase translates to MKFLKLLIVLLTINVSAQQGGMWIPSLLEGMNEDEMTNLGSKLTAKDIYDVNNSSLKDAIGHFNGGCTSEVISDQGLILTNHHCGFSQIQSHSSLENDYLKDGFWAMNLEDELPNKGLYIEFIVSIEDVTSKVLAGVTETMSEKEKQSTIDKNSNAVQSATVKEDWQDTKVKSFYKGNQYFLFITERFEDIRLVGAPPTSIGKFGSDTDNWVFPRHTGDFSMFRIYADENNRPAKYSKNNKPYKPKHFLPISLDGIEEGDFTLVFGFPGRTNEYLPAVAIEHITKEFNPSNIAIREAALKVIDAGMKASDDVRIKYASKQARIANAWKKWIGENLGIEKSNAVAERRKFEAQFTEALKQKALTGKYGNILPEFDALYKDFSAVNIKRRNFIEVFIVTNELMQMTFRAYQLEAATEADEANFERAKKALVTRLKGIHKNYDVNIDKGVFEAVMPYYTKNVNALIYGETAFTNLDTALKLLEGKPKDVLKKLNKDAAYKYAKPMIEDYYTNIDSEFKQKNEVITALQTKYMTALMEVLPDERYFPDANSTLRVTYGQVKGYSPRDAVYYKPVSYLDGVIEKYVPGDYEFDVPKKLLDLYEAKDYGQYADANGKVPVCFLGTNHTTGGNSGSPAIDAHGNLIGLNFDRVWEGTMSDMNYDPEICRNIMVDARYVLFIVDKFAGATRLIDEMKLVHPKKK